The window TTTTATGGCAGGTACGCTACGCCCTGCATATGCTCGCCGGGCGTGAAGAAGACCGTCTGCTGTTTGACCTGCAGCGCGAAATCGCCGAGTTACTCGGTTTTGCTGATGATAAAAAGTTACTGGGCGTAGAGCGCTTTATGTCGCGCTTCTACCGCAACCAGCTGGCAACGACCGAACTGTCTGACCTGTTGCTGCTGCATTTCAACGAAGACTTTATGAAATGCGACAAGGTCAATGAGATAGAAACCCTGAATGAATATTTCGTTCTCTGTAATGGCTATCTGCAGTTAATCGACAAAGATCTGTTTAAACGCGAGCCGGGTTGGCTGCTGCAGGTATTCCTGCTGATGGCCAAAACACCACAGGCCAAAGGCATTCACTCCGATACCATCCGTGCCCTGCGTGATCACCGCAATCTGATCGATGATGAATACCGCGCCAACGCCGGACACAATCAGATATTTATGCAGCTGATGCGCAACCGTTCGCGCGTAGTCCGTGAGCTGTCACGCATGATGCGCTACGGCATTCTTGGCCGCTATATTCCGGAATTCGGCCATATTATCGGCATGATGGAACACGACCTGTTTCATATTTATACCGTCGATGAACACAGCTTCCGCATGATGCGTTTTCTGCGTCATCTGCGCTTTGGCGATGTGCGCGAGCGCTTCCCTATTGCCTCACGCCTGATTCATAAAGTGCAGAAAAAAGAAATTCTCTATCTGGCCGCCCTGCTGCACGATACCGGTAAAAGTATTGAAGGCGATCACACTGCCAACGGCGGTGACATCGCAGCCGCCTTCTGCCGCCAACATAATTTACGCCCGACCGACAGCCATATGGTGGCCTGGCTGTGCGCCTCCCATCTGGTAATGTCGCAGGCCTCACAACGCCTGGATCTGAATAATCCGGATGACATTCACCAGTTCGCGCTGGAAATGGGTGACCAGAACCACCTTGATCTGCTTTATCTGATTTCCGTTGCCGATATTGTCAGCACCAATCCGAAATTATGGACCAGCTGGCGCGCAGAGCAGATGCGTGACCTGTACCGCAATACTCAGGCTGCGCTGCGCCGCGGTCTTGGCAATCCAATTAATAAAGAAGACTGGATCGAAGAAATTCAGCAGGAAGCCATCAGCAAGCTCACCGCCAAAGGTCTCAGCGAAGAACGTATTCTGCAGATCTGGGGCGAACCCGGTGATGATTATTTCCTGCGCGAAGGAATCGATAATATTGTCTGGCAGACACTGGAAATTCACGCCCACGGCAGCAGTAATAAACCACTGGTTTCCATTCGTCCGACATCAGACCGTCAGTTTGAAGGTGCAACGCAGATCTTTATTTTCATGAAAGATCAGCTGAATTTATTTGCCGCCACAACCGCGACACTGGATCAGCTGAATCTGAATATTCAGGATGCCCGCATTATGACCTCTGAGCAGGAACATAATGCCGTCGATACCTACATCGTACTGGATGAAAACAACGAACCGATTGAAGATCCGCAGCGCATAGAAAAAATCCGCGCCACCCTGATCGAAGCCCTGTCACACCCGGAAGACTACTCCACCATTATTCAGCGCCGTACACCGCGAGCCCTGAAACAGTTTCAGGTGGAAACCCAGGTTTCCATGAGTAATGACCCGGTAATGCAGCGTACGGTACTGGAGGTGATTGCCGCCGACCGCCCGGGCTTACTGGCCCGCATGGGCGCTATTTTTGCCGAATTCGGCGCCCAGATGCAGGGCGCGAAAATTCTGACGGAAGGTGAGCGTGTGTCGGATATTTTCTTTATCCTCAACGCTGATGGCCAGCCATTCTCTGATGCTGAGCAATGCCACAAACTTCAGGATGCCATCATCCACGGCCTGGAAGAGCAGGTAGAAGCACAATCTGCCGTATAACTCGAAAGGTTCAGTCGAAAAATAGCGCTCATTTTTCGACTGAACTCAGGCTAGAGTATCTCTGCTAAATACATCTGAAAAAGGTGCAAGGAGATATCCGATGAACGAACGCCAACTGCAACACATTATTCCCAGTCACCCAACCTCCGATGGCGATGGTGTAAAAATCCGCCGCGTCGCCTTGTTCGATCAGCCGGTAGCCGACCCTTTTCTGATGCTCGACGAACTCTCTTCCGATAACCCGGATGATTTTATCGGCGGCTTTCCGCCACACCCGCACCGTGGCATGGAAACCTTGACTTATCTGCGTCATGGCAGCCTGGAGCATCGCGACCATATGGGCAACCGCGGCATGATTAATAGTGGCGGCGCACAATGGATGTCCGCCGGTCGCGGAGTGATTCACAGCGAAATGCCTGCCCGTGAAATGCAACAGCTGCACGGTTTCCAGCTGTGGATCAACATTCCCGCCAAAGACAAAATGCAGGCACCTAAATACCGCGATGTCAGCGCTGCAGAGATTCCGCTGATCACTCACGGCAATGGTATGCAGGTTCGGATAATTGCCGGTCGGTGGCAGATTGAAGGCAACGACATTCAGGGACCGCTGACGGACCTTGCTGCTCATACCGGTTATCTGGATATTGAATTACCCGCCGGCAGCTCACTCAGCCTGCCGACACCGGCAGAGCAGAATGTCGTCGCTTTTGTTTATCAGGGGCAATTACAGACACAGCCGTTGGCACCAGAAAAGTCACTGCTGGTATTTGGCCAGGGTGAGCAGCTCAGCCTGAATGCACAGAGTGACACAAAACTTCTGCTGTTGAGTGGCAACACGATTGGAGAAAAAATCGTCCATTACGGACCTTTCGTGATGAACAGCATCGAAGAAATTGAACAGGC of the Thalassolituus hydrocarboniclasticus genome contains:
- the glnD gene encoding [protein-PII] uridylyltransferase, encoding MDAVAPALPSIDSQQLLADLQAAVSPLPVVKPVLKRIQEEAHAYFRATLDASTLVPLRARLIDQILQCLWQNSRLPATDLALVAVGGYGRGELHPHSDIDVLLLARDEEAINANSEALQGFITLLWDLKLDVGHSVRTLDECVSEAEKDLTIITNMMESRSLAGDTELHQLLKQATAADKIWPAQAFFNAKWQEVQARHRKHNDSEYNLEPNVKNSPGALRDIQTITWVTMRHFGQGSLLALQDKGFLTPFEFERLERSRHFLWQVRYALHMLAGREEDRLLFDLQREIAELLGFADDKKLLGVERFMSRFYRNQLATTELSDLLLLHFNEDFMKCDKVNEIETLNEYFVLCNGYLQLIDKDLFKREPGWLLQVFLLMAKTPQAKGIHSDTIRALRDHRNLIDDEYRANAGHNQIFMQLMRNRSRVVRELSRMMRYGILGRYIPEFGHIIGMMEHDLFHIYTVDEHSFRMMRFLRHLRFGDVRERFPIASRLIHKVQKKEILYLAALLHDTGKSIEGDHTANGGDIAAAFCRQHNLRPTDSHMVAWLCASHLVMSQASQRLDLNNPDDIHQFALEMGDQNHLDLLYLISVADIVSTNPKLWTSWRAEQMRDLYRNTQAALRRGLGNPINKEDWIEEIQQEAISKLTAKGLSEERILQIWGEPGDDYFLREGIDNIVWQTLEIHAHGSSNKPLVSIRPTSDRQFEGATQIFIFMKDQLNLFAATTATLDQLNLNIQDARIMTSEQEHNAVDTYIVLDENNEPIEDPQRIEKIRATLIEALSHPEDYSTIIQRRTPRALKQFQVETQVSMSNDPVMQRTVLEVIAADRPGLLARMGAIFAEFGAQMQGAKILTEGERVSDIFFILNADGQPFSDAEQCHKLQDAIIHGLEEQVEAQSAV
- a CDS encoding pirin family protein, translating into MNERQLQHIIPSHPTSDGDGVKIRRVALFDQPVADPFLMLDELSSDNPDDFIGGFPPHPHRGMETLTYLRHGSLEHRDHMGNRGMINSGGAQWMSAGRGVIHSEMPAREMQQLHGFQLWINIPAKDKMQAPKYRDVSAAEIPLITHGNGMQVRIIAGRWQIEGNDIQGPLTDLAAHTGYLDIELPAGSSLSLPTPAEQNVVAFVYQGQLQTQPLAPEKSLLVFGQGEQLSLNAQSDTKLLLLSGNTIGEKIVHYGPFVMNSIEEIEQAIQDYNAGRFGRD